The Saccharomycodes ludwigii strain NBRC 1722 chromosome II, whole genome shotgun sequence genome window below encodes:
- the RLI1 gene encoding Fe-S cluster-binding ribosome biosynthesis protein (similar to Saccharomyces cerevisiae YDR091C | RLI1 | RNase L Inhibitor): MSSKNTRIAIVNSDRCKPKKCRQECRRSCPVVKTGKLCIEVQPNSKIAFISEILCIGCGICVKKCPMSAITIINLPTNLDSEVTHRYSANSFKLHRLPTPRPGQVLGLVGTNGIGKSTALKILAGKQKPNLGRYDDPPEWSDIIKYFRGSELQNYFTKMLEDDIKAIIKPQYVDNIPRAIKGPITKVGELLKLRMEKDADFVKFTIKTLQLEHVLKRDVEKLSGGELQRFAIGLSCVQKADVYMFDEPSSYLDVKQRLNAALIIRALLDPTTYVICVEHDLSVLDYLSDFVCILYGVPSVYGVVTLPSSVREGINIFLDGHIPSENLRFRTESLQFRMVDAADDMVIDATRSFEYPKMKKTQGDFVLNVERGEFSDSEILVMMGENGTGKTTLIKLLAGAISADDGTQIPKLNVSMKPQKIAPRFPGTVRQLFFKKIRGSFLSPQFQTDVVKPLRIEDIIDNEVQTLSGGELQRVAIVLSLGIPADIYLIDEPSAYLDSEQRIICSKVIRRFVLHNKKTAFIVEHDFIMATYLADRVIVFDGVPSKNATARTPESLLTGCNRFLKNLNVTFRRDPNSFRPRINKLDSQMDQEQKASGNYFFLDSTGV; encoded by the coding sequence ATGTCATCCAAGAATACCCGTATTGCAATTGTGAACAGTGACAGATGCAAACCTAAGAAATGTCGTCAAGAGTGTCGTCGTTCCTGTCCAGTAGTCAAAACTGGTAAACTATGTATTGAAGTTCAACCAAACTCAAAAATCGCTTTTATTTCCGAAATTCTATGTATTGGGTGCGGTATTTGTGTCAAAAAATGTCCGATGAGTGCCATCACCATCATTAATTTGCCAACAAATTTAGATAGTGAAGTTACCCATAGATATTCTGCCAATTCTTTCAAGTTACATAGATTACCCACTCCAAGGCCAGGCCAAGTTCTAGGTTTGGTTGGTACTAATGGTATTGGTAAAAGTACTGCTTTAAAGATTTTAGCTGGTAAACAAAAGCCAAACTTGGGTAGATACGATGACCCACCAGAATGGAGCGATATCATCAAATATTTCCGTGGTTCTGAATTACAAAACTATTTCACCAAGATGTTAGAAGATGATATCAAGGCCATTATTAAACCACAATATGTAGATAATATTCCACGTGCCATTAAAGGCCCAATCACCAAAGTTGGTGAGTTGTTAAAATTAAGAATGGAAAAAGATGCCgattttgttaaatttaCTATCAAGACTCTACAGTTGGAGCATGTTTTGAAGAGAGatgttgaaaaattaagtGGTGGTGAGTTACAAAGATTTGCTATTGGTTTGTCTTGTGTTCAGAAAGCTGATGTGTATATGTTTGATGAACCTTCTTCCTATTTAGATGTAAAACAGCGTTTGAATGCAGCTTTAATCATCAGAGCGTTGCTAGACCCAACCACTTATGTTATCTGTGTTGAGCACGATTTAAGTGTTTTGGATTATTTATCTGATTTCGTGTGTATTTTATACGGTGTTCCCTCTGTTTACGGTGTGGTTACTTTACCATCTTCGGTTAGAGAAggtattaatatttttttggatggCCATATTCCTTCTGAAAATTTAAGGTTTAGAACTGAATCATTACAGTTTAGAATGGTTGATGCTGCTGATGATATGGTTATAGACGCTACCAGGTCGTTTGAATAcccaaaaatgaaaaaaacacaGGGGGACTTTGTTTTGAATGTGGAACGTGGTGAATTTAGTGACTCTGAGATTTTGGTCATGATGGGAGAAAACGGTACTGGTAAAACCactttaattaaattattagctGGTGCTATATCAGCAGACGACGGTACCCAAATTCCTAAACTTAACGTTTCCATGAAACCACAAAAGATTGCACCAAGGTTTCCAGGTACCGTTAGacaattgttttttaagAAGATAAGGGGTTCTTTCTTATCACCTCAATTTCAGACGGATGTTGTTAAACCATTGAGAATTGAAGACATTATTGACAATGAAGTACAGACCTTATCCGGTGGTGAATTGCAAAGGGTTGCCATTGTTTTATCTCTAGGTATTCCAGCTGACATCTACTTGATCGACGAACCTTCTGCATACTTAGATTCTGAGCAACGTATTATCTGTTCAAAAGTCATTAGAAGATTTGTTTtgcataataaaaagactGCTTTTATTGTTGAGCACGATTTTATCATGGCCACTTATCTAGCTGACCgtgttattgtttttgacGGTGTACCATCTAAGAACGCCACTGCTAGAACCCCAGAATCTCTATTGACTGGTTGTAATAGATTTTTGAAGAATTTGAATGTTACGTTTAGAAGAGATCCAAATTCTTTTAGACCaagaattaataaattggaTTCTCAAATGGATCAAGAACAAAAGGCCAGTGGTaactatttctttttagatAGTACTGGTGTTTGA
- the GCG1 gene encoding gamma-glutamylcyclotransferase (similar to Saccharomyces cerevisiae YER163C | GCG1 | Gamma-glutamyl Cyclotransferase acting on Glutathione) has protein sequence MPFTQGLWVLGYGSLIYKPPPHYKYRMPGIIYGYARRFWQSSSDHRGTPESPGRVVTLIPYEDIISDSKFNENIEHYLENNTTDPIRGKKKKLSEKDLSIIGVAYYIPPDYAQEVHQYLNVREQDGYTIHSIEIHLPSLSENTTHDMDLKNALNILPIEQNPQTGNKYHVLTSSVYIGTKKNQSFVGLESISDTAKVIASSVGPSGTNYEYLILLYKSINEILNNFEHKLRIKRRDLYLEELVKKTKELYEYAEPSWI, from the coding sequence ATGCCATTTACTCAAGGATTATGGGTATTGGGTTATGGAAGTTTGATATACAAGCCACCACCACATTACAAATACAGAATGCCCGGTATAATATATGGGTATGCTCGAAGATTTTGGCAATCTTCTTCAGATCACAGAGGCACACCAGAGAGTCCTGGAAGGGTAGTTACATTGATTCCATATGAAGATATTATTAGCGATTCAAAATTCAATGAAAACATTGAGCActatttagaaaataacaCTACTGATCCAAtaagggggaaaaaaaaaaaattgagtgaaaaagatttaagCATAATCGGTGTTGCATATTACATCCCACCAGATTATGCACAGGAAGTTCATCAATATTTAAACGTTAGAGAACAAGATGGATATACTATCCATAGCATAGAAATACATTTACCTTCATTATCAGAAAATACCACCCATGATATGGATTTAAAGAATGCACTCAATATATTGCCAATTGAGCAAAACCCACAGACAGGCAACAAATACCATGTGTTAACTAGCTCAGTTTACATAGgtactaaaaaaaaccaatcGTTTGTTGGTCTCGAAAGCATTTCTGATACTGCCAAAGTTATTGCATCCAGTGTTGGTCCCAGTGGAACAAACTatgaatatttaatattactataCAAATCAATTAACGAAATCttgaataattttgaaCACAAACTGCGTATTAAACGTAGAGACTTGTATTTGGAAGAATTGgtgaaaaaaacaaaagaactGTATGAATATGCAGAACCAAGTTGGATatag
- the RAD4 gene encoding Rad4p (similar to Saccharomyces cerevisiae YER162C | RAD4 | RADiation sensitive) — MNIDNSKLPKDYFDMVKEALNEEKSEKTSNLKRKRSKKSPSKTPNVKPITAPLIKRRSTRIKNKNTLTSNHTPVVIINSDDDSQDPNQTHFRNNLTHNTTVDIKDKEEQVSSGEEDSDESFGSDNFEDVLLGDANDNGESSVDNINITLDKSFPVDQRDKSKKQRNLNLVQKEERQFRLGFHQMHLLTLLSHGYQRNKWLNNKKLQTKLNNIIPNSVFDLLHPEKDEEMPLRSTRKLLDGLTKCIKIWDKYYEVVDSNTTGRIKTYGLYMRPWDKISFGLDGACDIQHCRFSFNETDFVQKLTKFRKGNRDLGAQGFVAMLRAVGVNARLVMSLQPPDFTNLKKISATQEKGKQEENSHSSTNTDKQNEKIFEDNLLAFQPGIDNSSTIKFPFKNNFASKMSTIDDILAELNESEKFPIFWCEVWNKFNKTWITVDPINFKIIEQHRFNSNGKSKLEPITKKQQKYNMLRYVIGFDRKLGCKDITPRYTTQFFAKVFKKRCTRIPELETWYTKSIKYLNHLAGRTPIKIDKYEEQYLDNKLSLEGIPDSLQDFQGHPKFVLETNIGQDEALKPGCSNCGFFRLKNKNKSIKVYLRDDLLKLRSPRGWFMEGRTLKKGAKYSKVVHKKSFTTREIEDERLYSIDQTELYVPPLASSNGEIQTNSYGNIDVYKPTMIPLNCVLIEHGLATKAARFLNIPFAGAVTSFTFEKGRTVKPSITGIVVLRDYKEAVCEMIDGISYSQEREEYEEKQLEELDHWLSFLRKIQIRNRLNRHHGIVDQDSEEDIKQISDAESEEGEMVGGFIPENLSDHESVMDVTEEDRVTPNTNSSDQELNEYVAFLNELNDE; from the coding sequence ATGAATATTGACAATTCCAAATTACCAAAGGATTATTTTGATATGGTTAAAGAGGCTCTAAATGAggaaaaaagtgaaaaaactTCCAAtttaaagagaaaaagatcaaaaaaatcaccATCAAAAACTCCTAATGTTAAGCCTATTACTGCTCCATTAATCAAAAGAAGAAGTACCAGGattaagaataaaaatactttaaCTTCTAATCATACTCCAGTGGTGATTATCAATTCAGATGATGATTCTCAGGACCCAAATCAAACTCATTTTCGCAATAATTTAACTCACAATACCACTGTGGATATAAAAGACAAAGAAGAGCAAGTTTCAAGTGGTGAAGAGGATTCTGATGAATCTTTTGGTTCCGATAATTTTGAGGATGTTTTACTAGGAGACGCTAACGATAATGGCGAATCTAGTGTTgataatataaacataaCATTAGATAAATCATTTCCTGTTGATCAAAGGGATAAGTCCAAGAAACAAAGGAATTTAAACCTAGTGCAAAAGGAAGAGCGCCAATTTAGACTAGGCTTTCATCAAATGCACCTATTAACACTACTATCGCATGGATatcaaagaaataaatggctaaacaataaaaaattacaaacaaaattaaataacatAATTCCAAATTCTgtatttgatttattacatccagaaaaagatgaagaaaTGCCACTAAGAAGCACGAGGAAATTGTTGGATGGATTAACCAAATGTATCAAGATATGGGATAAGTATTATGAAGTAGTGGATAGTAATACTACTGGAAGGATAAAAACTTATGGACTGTACATGAGACCATGGGACAAAATATCCTTCGGTTTGGATGGAGCTTGCGACATACAGCACTGCAGATTTTCATTTAATGAAACAGATTTTGTTCAAAAATTGACCAAATTTAGAAAGGGGAATAGGGATCTGGGTGCACAAGGATTTGTAGCCATGTTAAGAGCGGTTGGTGTAAATGCGAGATTAGTAATGTCATTACAGCCACCTGATTTTaccaatttaaaaaaaatatcagcTACCCAAGAAAAAGGtaaacaagaagaaaatagtCATAGCAGTACCAACACGGATAAAcagaatgaaaaaatatttgaagaCAATTTACTTGCCTTCCAACCTGGTATAGATAATTCTTCTACTATAAAATTTCCGtttaaaaacaactttGCCAGTAAAATGAGCACAATAGATGATATCTTGGCTGAATTAAATGAATCGGAAAAATTCCCCATATTTTGGTGCGAAGTATGGAATAAATTTAACAAGACTTGGATAACTGTGGATCCaataaatttcaaaattatagAACAACACAGATTTAATAGCAATGGCAAATCAAAATTAGAACCGATAActaaaaaacaacaaaaatacaaCATGTTAAGGTATGTCATAGGATTTGATAGAAAATTAGGTTGTAAAGACATTACCCCACGTTATACCACACAATTCTTTGCAAaggtttttaaaaaaagatgtaCCAGGATTCCTGAACTTGAGACTTGGTACACAAAAAGtatcaaatatttgaaCCACCTGGCAGGAAGAACGCCTATcaaaatagataaatacGAAGAGCAATATTTGGACAACAAGTTAAGTTTAGAAGGTATTCCAGATAGCTTACAAGATTTTCAAGGACACCCCAAGTTTGTTTTAGAGACAAATATTGGACAAGACGAAGCTTTGAAACCTGGATGTTCAAATTGTGGGTTTTTCagattgaaaaataaaaataaatccatCAAAGTTTATTTGCGGGATGATTTACTCAAATTAAGGTCACCGAGAGGTTGGTTTATGGAGGGAAGAACTTTGAAGAAAGGAGCTAAATATTCCAAAGTCgtacataaaaaaagttttactACTAGAGAAATAGAGGATGAAAGATTATATTCTATAGATCAGACAGAGTTGTATGTTCCACCATTAGCCTCTTCCAATGGAGAAATTCAAACTAACTCTTATGGGAATATAGATGTTTATAAACCAACTATGATTCCATTAAATTGTGTCCTAATTGAACATGGGTTGGCTACGAAAGCTGCaagatttttaaatattccaTTTGCTGGAGCCGTGACTAGTTTTACCTTTGAAAAGGGCAGAACAGTCAAACCTTCAATTACAGGTATTGTTGTGTTACGAGACTACAAAGAGGCTGTTTGTGAAATGATTGACGGTATTAGCTATTCACAAGAAAGAGAAGAATATGAGGAAAAACAGCTAGAGGAGTTAGATCACTGGTTAAGTTTTTTACGCAAGATCCAAATTAGGAATAGATTGAACAGACACCATGGTATTGTTGATCAGGACTCAGAGGAAgatattaaacaaatatcAGATGCAGAGAGCGAAGAAGGGGAAATGGTTGGCGGGTTTATACCTGAGAATCTGTCAGATCACGAAAGTGTTATGGATGTCACAGAGGAAGACAGAGTAACACCAAATACGAATAGTAGTGATCAAGAATTAAATGAATATGTTGCCTTTTTAAATGAACTCAATGATGAATAA
- the ILT1 gene encoding Ilt1p (similar to Saccharomyces cerevisiae YDR090C | putative protein of unknown function), which yields MISEKGATVCGTLGTVCWCVQLIPQIIYNYRSKNCTGLPPLMMFLWVVSGIPFSIYFLVSKANMAVQVQPHLFMFFCSLSFIQTLYYPPVQLPKWKILIICLLLISVDVGMEVGFVLWLRPLYSKGKHWPDLIFGIIASVLLALGLIPPYFELFKRQGEVVGINFIFLSIDSLGAYLSIVSVILGNMDTMGIILYAIVAALELGIFVSHFIWCCRFKWFGNAANKMDCDMESDNSNISTNSGKLVNDNDTCEEIIEDHALHGANFGPTEFEKNENESFNKKKKQFNITDIELSTI from the coding sequence ATGATTTCTGAAAAAGGTGCTACGGTATGTGGTACATTAGGAACTGTGTGTTGGTGTGTCCAACTAATTCcacaaattatatataattacagatcaaaaaattgtacAGGCCTTCCCCCTTTAATGATGTTTTTGTGGGTTGTTTCTGGCATTCCATTttccatttattttttggtttcAAAAGCCAATATGGCAGTTCAAGTTCAACCACATTTGTTCATGTTTTTTTGCTCTTTAAGTTTTATCCAAACATTATATTACCCTCCTGTCCAACTACCTAAATGgaaaattttgattatatgCTTACTTTTAATATCCGTAGATGTTGGCATGGAAGTTGGATTTGTTTTATGGTTAAGACCATTGTACAGTAAGGGAAAACATTGGCcagatttaatttttggcATTATAGCCAGTGTTTTATTGGCTTTAGGCTTGATTCCACCATATTTTGAACTTTTCAAAAGACAAGGTGAAGTCGTTGGTATcaatttcatatttttgtcAATAGATTCGCTAGGTGCATATCTAAGTATAGTAAGTGTTATATTGGGGAACATGGACACAATGGGAATAATCTTATATGCTATTGTTGCTGCTTTGGAATTGGGAATATTTGTTAGTCATTTCATATGGTGTTGTCGATTTAAATGGTTTGGAAACGCTGCCAATAAAATGGATTGCGATATGGAGTCTGATAATAGTAACATCAGTACGAATAGTGGAAAGCTtgttaatgataatgatacttgtgaagaaataatagaagACCACGCTTTACATGGTGCTAACTTTGGTCCTAcagaatttgaaaaaaatgaaaatgaatcttttaataaaaaaaaaaaacaatttaatataaCCGATATAGAGTTATCCACTATTTAG